In Perca fluviatilis chromosome 14, GENO_Pfluv_1.0, whole genome shotgun sequence, a genomic segment contains:
- the naa38 gene encoding N-alpha-acetyltransferase 38, NatC auxiliary subunit: MEAMIEENGPSTHEQCEVSSASQARQKLEGLLNKNMRIRMTDGRTLVGLFLCTDRDCNVILGSAHEFLKSTDMFSQGEPRVLGLAMIPGHHVVSIEVEADSLEDTQGFGDNH; encoded by the exons ATGGAAGCAATGATTGAGGAAAATGGTCCTTCGACTCAT GAGCAGTGTGAAGTGTCCTCGGCGTCCCAGGCCCGGCAGAAACTAGAGGGGCTCCTGAACAAGAACATGAGGATCCGCATGACAGACGGACGGACTCTGGTGGGGCTTTTTCTCTGCACGGACCGAGACTGCAACGTTATCCTCGGATCAGCTCATGAGTTCCTCAAATCCACAG ACATGTTCTCCCAGGGCGAACCCAGAGTCCTGGGCCTGGCCATGATCCCTGGTCACCACGTGGTGTCCATTGAAGTGGAGGCAGACAGTCTGGAAGACACACAAGGATTTGGAGATAACCACTGA